One window from the genome of Halobellus ruber encodes:
- a CDS encoding acetamidase/formamidase family protein — protein sequence MSQQTVQEELHVDQYTLGLVGPDQEWAGTVADGGTVTTYTPPGCWGPMVTPSFRGGHEVTRPIRVEGAEVGDAVAIHIRDIEVTSMATSTGSMAERDGAFGDDPFVDHRCPECGTTWPDSVVEGTGEDAIRCAECGANASSFGFEYGYTVAFDHENAVGLTLDEEGAHELATDAEEVMDIPENARQHPILLYEPDGMPGTLGRLRPFIGNIGTTPPVTMPDSHNAGDFGQNLIGADHDYGVETEADLQQRTDGHMDIPEVRPGATLLCPVAVDGGGVYVGDLHANQGDGELSLHTTDVSGTVTMDVEVIDDLDLDGPVLLPTEADLPFISRPYSDDELAAGRELGDEHGVDVNEGMAPIQVVGSGATVNDATGNAFDRATQLLGMSEGEVRARCTFTGGVQIGRLPGVVQLDMLAPLDVLDERGIGDTAREQYGL from the coding sequence ATGTCTCAACAAACAGTTCAGGAGGAACTGCACGTCGACCAGTACACGCTCGGGCTCGTCGGCCCCGATCAGGAGTGGGCCGGCACCGTCGCCGACGGCGGCACGGTGACGACGTACACGCCGCCGGGGTGTTGGGGGCCGATGGTGACGCCGTCGTTCCGCGGCGGTCACGAGGTCACACGGCCGATCCGGGTCGAGGGCGCGGAAGTCGGCGACGCGGTGGCGATCCACATCCGCGACATCGAGGTGACGAGTATGGCAACCTCGACGGGGTCGATGGCCGAGCGCGACGGCGCCTTCGGGGACGACCCCTTCGTCGACCACCGGTGTCCGGAGTGCGGGACGACGTGGCCCGACTCGGTCGTCGAGGGGACCGGCGAGGACGCGATCCGGTGTGCGGAATGCGGCGCAAACGCCTCCTCGTTCGGCTTCGAGTACGGGTACACCGTCGCGTTCGACCACGAGAACGCTGTCGGGCTCACGCTCGACGAGGAGGGGGCTCACGAACTGGCGACCGACGCCGAGGAGGTGATGGACATCCCCGAGAACGCCCGCCAGCACCCGATTCTCCTGTATGAACCCGACGGGATGCCGGGGACGCTCGGCCGGCTGCGACCGTTCATCGGCAACATCGGCACCACGCCGCCGGTCACGATGCCCGACTCGCACAACGCCGGCGACTTCGGCCAGAACCTGATCGGCGCCGACCACGACTACGGGGTCGAGACCGAAGCGGACTTACAACAGCGCACCGACGGCCATATGGACATCCCGGAGGTCCGGCCGGGGGCGACGCTGCTCTGTCCGGTCGCCGTCGACGGCGGCGGCGTCTACGTCGGCGACCTCCACGCCAACCAGGGCGACGGGGAACTCTCCCTGCACACCACCGACGTGAGCGGCACCGTCACGATGGACGTCGAGGTGATCGACGACCTCGACCTCGACGGGCCAGTCCTGCTGCCCACGGAGGCGGACCTCCCGTTCATCAGCCGGCCCTACAGCGACGACGAGCTCGCCGCCGGCCGCGAACTGGGAGACGAACACGGCGTCGACGTCAACGAGGGGATGGCGCCGATCCAGGTGGTCGGCTCCGGCGCCACCGTCAACGACGCCACGGGGAACGCCTTCGACCGCGCGACGCAACTGCTGGGGATGAGCGAGGGCGAGGTCCGCGCGCGGTGTACGTTCACCGGCGGCGTCCAGATCGGCCGGCTGCCGGGTGTCGTCCAGCTTGATATGCTCGCGCCCCTCGACGTCCTCGACGAGCGGGGGATCGGCGACACCGCACGCGAGCAGTACGGGCTCTGA
- a CDS encoding selenium-binding protein SBP56-related protein produces MSTDEHTHGTEDHGHEHHEAEGPGYPTPAAMRVESGREETAYVMAPRVGMENDGHDFVGVVDLDPDSDTYSELVDAIEMPNKGDELHHFGWNACSSSCHAEGLSRQYLVVPGQRSSRIHVVDAEDPRDPEIVKIIEPEDVFEHDLSAPHTVHCVPGGKIVISMLGDADGELPGGFLQLDQEDFSIDGHWEADRGEMAMNYDYWYQPRHDVLISSEWAAPSTYYPGFDLDDVEAGKYGDSIHVWDWETHEHRQTLEFGEEGLIPLEVRMSHNPEETQGYVGAALSSNVIRFYEADDGAWDWDVVIDEESREHEDWDMPVPPLITDLLLSLDDQYLFFSNWLHGDVRMYDVSDAGNPRLVDQVWAGGPFGERRQVQGHEIRGAPQMLQLSRDGRRLYWTTSLFSSWDNQFYPEMAEEGSLMLKADVYPEAGRMELDEDFLVDFGDAPGGPARAHEIRWPGGDCTSDVWQ; encoded by the coding sequence ATGAGTACTGACGAGCATACACACGGCACGGAAGACCACGGTCACGAACACCACGAAGCCGAGGGGCCGGGCTATCCGACGCCGGCGGCGATGCGGGTCGAGAGCGGGCGCGAGGAGACCGCCTACGTGATGGCGCCCCGCGTCGGGATGGAAAACGACGGCCACGACTTCGTCGGCGTCGTCGACCTCGACCCCGACTCGGACACCTACAGCGAACTCGTCGACGCCATCGAGATGCCGAACAAGGGCGACGAACTCCACCACTTCGGGTGGAACGCCTGCTCGTCGTCCTGCCACGCCGAGGGGCTGTCCCGGCAGTATCTGGTCGTCCCCGGCCAGCGCTCCTCGCGGATCCACGTCGTCGACGCCGAAGACCCCCGCGATCCCGAAATAGTGAAGATCATCGAACCAGAGGACGTCTTCGAACACGACCTGTCGGCACCACACACCGTTCACTGCGTCCCCGGGGGCAAGATCGTGATCAGTATGCTCGGCGACGCCGACGGCGAACTCCCCGGCGGGTTCCTCCAGCTGGACCAGGAGGATTTCAGCATCGACGGCCACTGGGAAGCCGACCGCGGCGAGATGGCGATGAACTACGACTACTGGTATCAGCCGCGTCACGACGTCCTGATCTCCAGCGAGTGGGCCGCGCCGAGCACCTACTACCCGGGCTTCGACCTCGACGACGTCGAGGCGGGAAAGTACGGCGACAGCATCCACGTCTGGGACTGGGAGACCCACGAGCATCGCCAGACACTGGAGTTCGGCGAGGAGGGCCTGATCCCGCTGGAAGTCCGGATGAGTCACAACCCCGAGGAGACTCAGGGGTACGTCGGCGCGGCGCTGTCCTCGAACGTCATCCGGTTCTACGAGGCCGACGACGGCGCCTGGGACTGGGACGTCGTCATCGACGAGGAGTCGCGCGAACACGAGGACTGGGATATGCCCGTCCCGCCGCTCATCACGGATCTGCTCCTGTCGCTGGACGACCAGTACCTGTTCTTCTCGAACTGGCTGCACGGGGACGTACGGATGTACGACGTCAGCGACGCGGGCAACCCGCGATTGGTCGATCAGGTGTGGGCCGGCGGTCCGTTCGGCGAGCGCCGGCAGGTTCAGGGCCACGAGATCCGCGGGGCACCGCAGATGCTCCAACTGTCCCGCGACGGCCGGCGTCTCTACTGGACGACGTCGCTGTTTTCGTCGTGGGACAATCAGTTCTACCCCGAGATGGCCGAGGAGGGGTCGCTGATGCTCAAGGCGGATGTCTACCCCGAAGCGGGCCGGATGGAACTGGACGAGGACTTCCTCGTCGACTTCGGCGACGCGCCCGGCGGTCCCGCACGGGCGCACGAGATCCGGTGGCCCGGCGGCGACTGCACCAGCGACGTCTGGCAATGA
- a CDS encoding 2Fe-2S iron-sulfur cluster-binding protein, giving the protein MIDEGTDDGGRASHAVELVWPDGRTETIRVGSDESVVDAAEAADVAIPYGCLYGVCGTCTAELLDGELRHTDPPRALKDRSLDAGYVLLCIGTPETACRLRVGHGIQADAVGTPWK; this is encoded by the coding sequence ATGATTGATGAGGGCACGGACGACGGCGGGCGGGCCAGCCACGCCGTCGAACTCGTCTGGCCCGACGGACGGACCGAGACGATCCGCGTCGGCAGCGACGAGTCCGTCGTCGACGCCGCCGAGGCGGCCGACGTCGCCATCCCGTACGGCTGTCTGTACGGTGTCTGCGGCACCTGTACGGCCGAACTGCTCGACGGCGAACTCCGCCACACGGACCCCCCGCGGGCGCTGAAAGACCGCTCGCTCGATGCCGGCTACGTCCTGCTCTGTATCGGGACACCCGAGACTGCCTGCCGACTCCGGGTCGGCCACGGAATCCAGGCCGACGCCGTCGGTACACCCTGGAAGTAG
- a CDS encoding GH32 C-terminal domain-containing protein gives MIGDGSRIGFVHAEGPSDEQRAAAAWLRERAADARVVPVADLDGDAGPFDVLWWHRAAPLDGVPAEPLADFLADGSNLLLSLRAMGAVEALGIDPVPPDGVGVESVTEPVGVLWRRLYDDHPAVSGFDSRRIPVCDRGAVPAARYENVVPSRGEVLASTVRGGHDAPREMRVVSWDRGSVLGVGAPLSFAEPAAPEVAEARSAFAAGCLSALADDPTGPSRPTSTADFEGFRARLTGDPHRPRYHFTPPANWLNDPNGLIRWNGRYHLFYQYNPAGPFHNSIHWGHATSEDLLHWRDEPVALAPSPDGPDRDGCWSGCAVDDDGTPTILYTGGDGRRQLPCLATSADPRLGTWDKDPDNPVIAAPPSDLDLLSTEHWEVEFRDHAVWRDGDTWYQLIGSGVVDEGGAVLLYSSPDLREWEYEGPLLVGDDGHGTVWECPELLDLGDRSLLHVSNYEDVVYFLGDLTDGEFEVTTRGVLDHGDFYAPQSLRDGDRLLTWGWLPETRGERAQWDAGWSGALSLPRVLSLDDDGRLRQRPAEEVTDLRTRRVAAGGPDALDDERRALDAGGRTLEIDLEVALDDAEAFELSVFESADRAERTAIRYPREGEVVVDRSASSRAGAGAADAQRMPATPYDEPLSLRAFLDGSVIELYANGRRCLTSRVYPEADSTGVSVAAEGGRASLTVDVWELEPAIAPAPSAGRGPRP, from the coding sequence ATGATCGGCGACGGCAGTCGGATCGGCTTCGTCCACGCGGAGGGGCCGTCCGACGAGCAGCGGGCGGCCGCGGCGTGGCTACGGGAGCGGGCGGCCGACGCGCGGGTCGTCCCCGTCGCCGACCTCGACGGGGACGCCGGCCCCTTCGACGTACTGTGGTGGCACCGGGCCGCGCCGCTCGACGGCGTCCCCGCCGAGCCGCTCGCCGACTTCCTCGCCGACGGCAGCAACCTCCTGCTCAGCCTGCGGGCGATGGGCGCCGTCGAGGCGCTGGGGATCGACCCGGTTCCGCCCGACGGCGTCGGGGTCGAGAGCGTGACCGAGCCGGTCGGCGTCCTCTGGCGACGGCTCTACGACGACCACCCCGCCGTCTCCGGGTTCGACTCCCGGCGGATCCCGGTCTGCGACCGCGGCGCGGTCCCGGCGGCGCGCTACGAGAACGTCGTGCCCTCGCGCGGCGAGGTGCTCGCCTCGACCGTCCGCGGCGGCCACGACGCCCCCCGGGAGATGCGCGTCGTCTCGTGGGACCGCGGCAGCGTCCTCGGCGTCGGCGCGCCGCTCTCGTTCGCCGAGCCGGCGGCACCCGAAGTCGCCGAGGCCCGCTCGGCGTTCGCCGCCGGCTGCCTGTCGGCCCTCGCCGACGACCCGACCGGGCCGTCGCGGCCGACCTCGACGGCCGACTTCGAGGGGTTCCGCGCGCGCCTGACCGGCGACCCCCACCGCCCCCGGTACCACTTCACGCCACCGGCGAACTGGCTGAACGACCCGAACGGACTCATCCGCTGGAACGGCCGGTACCACCTCTTCTACCAGTACAACCCCGCCGGGCCGTTCCACAATTCGATCCACTGGGGCCACGCCACCAGCGAGGACCTGCTCCACTGGCGGGACGAACCGGTCGCCTTGGCGCCCTCGCCGGACGGCCCCGACCGTGACGGCTGCTGGTCGGGGTGTGCGGTCGACGACGACGGGACGCCGACGATCCTCTACACCGGCGGCGACGGCCGGCGGCAGCTCCCCTGCCTGGCAACGAGCGCGGACCCGCGGCTTGGAACCTGGGACAAGGATCCCGACAACCCCGTGATCGCGGCGCCGCCGTCGGATCTGGATCTCCTCTCGACGGAGCATTGGGAAGTCGAGTTCCGCGACCACGCGGTCTGGCGCGACGGCGACACCTGGTACCAGCTCATCGGCAGCGGCGTCGTCGACGAGGGCGGCGCGGTGCTGCTGTACTCCTCGCCGGACCTCCGCGAGTGGGAGTACGAGGGCCCGCTGCTCGTCGGCGACGACGGGCACGGGACCGTCTGGGAGTGCCCCGAACTGCTCGACCTCGGCGACCGCTCGCTGCTCCACGTCTCCAACTACGAGGACGTGGTGTACTTCCTCGGCGACCTCACGGACGGGGAGTTCGAGGTCACCACGCGAGGAGTGCTCGATCACGGCGACTTCTACGCCCCACAGTCGCTCCGGGACGGCGACCGCCTCCTGACGTGGGGGTGGCTCCCGGAGACCCGCGGGGAGCGCGCCCAGTGGGACGCCGGCTGGTCGGGGGCGCTGTCGCTTCCCCGGGTCCTCTCGCTCGACGACGACGGACGGCTCCGACAGCGGCCCGCCGAGGAGGTCACCGACCTCCGGACGCGTCGCGTCGCCGCCGGGGGTCCGGACGCGCTCGACGACGAGCGCCGCGCCCTCGATGCCGGCGGCCGGACTCTGGAGATCGACCTGGAGGTCGCACTCGACGACGCCGAGGCGTTCGAGCTCTCGGTGTTCGAGTCGGCCGATCGGGCGGAGCGGACGGCGATCCGCTACCCCCGCGAGGGCGAGGTCGTGGTCGATCGCTCGGCGTCCAGCCGCGCCGGTGCCGGCGCCGCCGACGCCCAGCGGATGCCGGCGACGCCGTACGACGAGCCGCTGTCGCTCCGGGCGTTCCTCGACGGCTCCGTGATCGAACTCTACGCCAACGGGCGTCGCTGCCTGACGAGCCGCGTGTACCCCGAGGCGGACAGCACCGGGGTCTCCGTCGCCGCCGAGGGTGGTCGCGCGTCGCTCACGGTCGACGTCTGGGAGCTGGAGCCCGCGATCGCGCCCGCGCCGTCGGCCGGCCGCGGGCCGCGTCCGTAG